A stretch of Brassica napus cultivar Da-Ae chromosome C6, Da-Ae, whole genome shotgun sequence DNA encodes these proteins:
- the LOC106430598 gene encoding myrosinase 4-like: MLLTMEIPKAHFSLAILVILFAVSSSQNVGNPACKAKEPFNCDNPLTFNRTSFPKNFTFGAATSAYQIEGAAHRALNGWDYYTHRYPEKVPDHSSGDLACDSYDLYKEDVKLLKRMKAQAYRLSIAWSRVLPKGRLIGGIDENGIKYYNNLINELKANGIEPYVTIFHWDVPQTLEDEYGGFLSRRIVEDYKNYAELLFQRFGDRVKFWITLNQPYSLASKGYGDGSYPPGRCTGCEFGGDSGTEPYIVGHNQLLAHAKVVALYRKRYQKLQGGKIGTTLIGRWFTPLNENSIRDTAAAKRAFDFFVGWFLDPLVYGRYPKIMRQMVGNRLPKFTPQESKLVKGSLDFLGLNYYVTQYATNAPRSTQPNVITDARVTLGYYRNRVPIGVQAPSFVYYPPGIRQILNYIKNKYGNPLTYITENGVADLDTGNLTLPDALADNGRIQNHCSHLSCLKCSIDDGCNVAGYFAWSLMDNYEFGNGYTLRFGMNWVNFTNPADRREKASGKWFSEFIIKQ; encoded by the exons ATGCTCTTAACCATGGAAATTCCAAAAGCTCACTTCTCTTTGGCCATTCTTGTCATTCTCTTTGCGGTTTCAAGTAGCCAAAATGTTGGCAACCCGGCCTGTAAGGCTAAAGAACCCTTCAACTGCGACAATCCCCTTACATTCAACCGAACTAGTTTTCCAAAGAACTTCACTTTTGGTGCGGCTACTTCCGCCTACCAG attgaaggtGCAGCACATAGAGCACTTAACGGATGGGACTATTACACTCATAGATATCCAG AGAAAGTTCCAGATCACAGTTCCGGAGACCTTGCTTGTGATTCGTATGATCTTTACAAG GAGGATGTCAAATTACTGAAAAGAATGAAGGCTCAAGCCTACCGGCTCTCAATAGCATGGTCTAGGGTCTTACCAA AGGGAAGATTGATAGGAGGGATAGACGAAAACGGGATCAAATACTACAATAACCTCATCAATGAGTTAAAAGCAAATG GCATAGAACCGTACGTAACAATCTTTCACTGGGATGTTCCCCAAACTCTAGAAGATGAGTATGGAGGTTTCTTGAGCCGGCGTATAGT GGAGGACTACAAAAACTATGCCGAGCTTCTATTCCAGAGGTTTGGAGACAGAGTCAAATTTTGGATCACTTTAAACCAACCTTACTCTCTTGCAAGCAAAGGTTATGGAGATGGATCGTATCCGCCTGGACGGTGCACTGGCTGTGAATTTGGAGGAGATTCTGGAACCGAACCTTATATAGTTGGACATAACCAACTTCTGGCTCATGCAAAAGTTGTAGCATTATACAGAAAAAGATATCAG AAATTACAAGGTGGTAAGATAGGAACGACCTTGATCGGGAGATGGTTCACCCCATTAAACGAAAATAGCATTCGCGACACGGCTGCTGCAAAGCGAGCATTTGATTTCTTCGTCGGATG GTTTTTGGATCCACTGGTCTATGGAAGATATCCAAAGATAATGCGACAGATGGTCGGAAATAGATTACCAAAATTCACACCCCAAGAATCAAAATTAGTCAAAGGATCACTTGATTTTCTAGGGTTGAACTATTACGTTACTCAATATGCGACCAACGCACCTCGTTCCACACAACCTAATGTCATAACCGATGCAAGAGTTACTCTTGGAT ATTATCGCAACAGAGTACCAATTGGTGTTCAG GCGCCTAGCTTTGTCTACTACCCCCCAGGGATCCGTCAGATTCTAAATTATATCAAAAACAAATACGGAAACCCACTTACCTACATTACTGAAAATG GAGTTGCTGATCTTGATACCGGAAACTTAACGCTGCCAGATGCTCTTGCTGATAATGGACGAATTCAAAATCACTGCAGCCATCTTTCATGTCTCAAATGCTCTATCGA TGATGGATGCAACGTAGCAGGGTATTTTGCATGGTCTTTGATGGATAACTACGAGTTCGGAAATGGTTACACTCTCCGCTTTGGTATGAATTGGGTCAATTTCACTAATCCTGCTGATCGAAGAGAAAAAGCTTCTGGCAAATGGTTTTCTGAGTTCATAATCAAACAATAA